The Mercurialis annua linkage group LG2, ddMerAnnu1.2, whole genome shotgun sequence genome contains a region encoding:
- the LOC126670651 gene encoding agamous-like MADS-box protein AGL82: MGRGKLNMELIANEKSRMTTYHKRKKGLLKKVQEFHILCDVDASIIIYGPQFNNRPVDREIWPNDDSEMTRIIRRYRDQSNDRKKIQDLSDFFVTRKRKIADDVSRTRKAIKGAQYPSWDARLDLLQFRELCLLVGALDSRIKCTTASILKKRGESNNFLGHFQVNPMASTFANALVQKNFELEAYNNNVCMNQYNHHRLHDRSSLSLHDQILPGVLDVNPLNSSPSMWMMMMGNDGNGSGGGESSSIRACNVVKEEQQRSTYFDQPVTSQNQNMMVGGNMTVFDSASYGGLDRQHLPMLPYSQQDSMLIPNHLPALPFSDFCNMDEFDMRDNLGIKF; this comes from the coding sequence atgGGTCGTGGGAAGCTAAATATGGAACTGATAGCCAACGAGAAATCTCGAATGACAACTTATCACAAAAGAAAAAAGGGTTtgttaaaaaaagttcaagaatTTCACATTCTTTGCGATGTTGATGCAAGTATAATAATCTACGGTCCACAGTTCAACAATCGTCCGGTTGATCGGGAAATATGGCCCAATGATGACTCCGAGATGACACGAATCATTAGAAGGTACAGAGATCAGAGCAATGACCGGAAGAAAATTCAAGATTTGTCGGATTTTTTTGTGACTCGGAAGCGAAAAATCGCCGATGATGTTTCAAGAACTCGAAAAGCTATTAAAGGAGCTCAATATCCATCATGGGACGCTCGTTTAGATTTATTGCAATTTCGTGAACTTTGTTTGTTAGTGGGTGCTCTTGATTCCAGGATTAAATGTACAACGGCTAGTATCTTGAAGAAACGGGGCGAGAGTAACAATTTTCTAGGGCATTTTCAAGTTAATCCGATGGCTTCAACTTTTGCTAATGCCTTGGTTCAAAAGAATTTTGAGTTAGAGGCTTATAATAATAATGTTTGCATGAATCAATATAATCATCATCGTCTGCATGATCGGAGTAGTTTGTCTTTGCATGATCAAATTCTTCCGGGTGTACTCGACGTGAATCCTCTGAATAGTTCGCCGTCGATGTGGATGATGATGATGGGGAATGACGGCAATGGCAGCGGCGGGGGCGAGTCGAGTAGCATCAGGGCTTGCAATGTGGTTAAAGAGGAGCAGCAGCGGTCTACTTATTTTGATCAACCGGTTACGAGTCAGAATCAGAATATGATGGTCGGAGGAAATATGACGGTGTTCGATAGTGCGAGCTACGGCGGTCTGGATAGGCAGCATTTGCCGATGTTGCCTTATAGCCAGCAAGATTCAATGCTTATTCCTAATCATTTGCCAGCTCTTCCATTCTCTGATTTTTGTAATATGGATGAGTTCGACATGAGGGACAATTTAGGTATCAAATTTTAA